One segment of Asterias rubens chromosome 2, eAstRub1.3, whole genome shotgun sequence DNA contains the following:
- the LOC117306937 gene encoding actin-related protein 8-like has product MVEPIQWATVVVIHPGSYWLRIGRAADATPVTIPHLIARRKKDPSQPLYEDSILIRDGIFHPNSETQQEQTLKMVEQAIWSRKTSQGQRRQSVPSSEVLTYNRSVNSQPLDENSGMRWTDTTSLPEYIVGDEALYLEPADGYNIHWPIRRGRFNLHEGAGGSLTAVLQDLETIWGAVLQQKLDIPIKDLKHYRAILVIPDIYHRPHVKELMNLLLLRLGFGAAIVHQESVLATYGSGLSSACVVDVGDQKTSVCCVEDGLSHRNTRLCMTYGGSDVTRCFTWLLERAFFPYQECQPDKTMDALLLLELKETFCHLDQDLDGSQLLDFHVRYPYQPTLMYQLKLGDETFHAPMGLFYPLIFGVIGEKMTYTQQRNQGDSEDIHDELYLLQTQKEQQQSNKSKTTNAPNSESSTQNADSVMTSSTNQLSSSPNSQSQNDLIQAEEAPPPTISRRISTSQSMDKPLGVDQAILHSIDCCSSDETKKKMYSCILVVGGGLSLFQGASDMLQHRVQSKMPPSFRKVVEKVEVICKSKDLDPRMTCWKGGTVLACLDTAQELWIKQKEWRKHGLKVLRERSPFVW; this is encoded by the exons ATGGTCGAG CCTATCCAGTGGGCCACCGTTGTGGTTATCCACCCAGGATCTTACTGGTTGCGGATCGGCCGAGCTGCAGATGCTACCCCTGTCACAATCCCTCATCTTATCGCTCGACGGAAGAAGGATCCATCTCAACCACTTTATGAAGATTCCATTCTCATAAGAGATGGGATATTT CATCCTAACAGTGAAACCCAGCAGGAGCAGACTCTGAAGATGGTGGAGCAAGCCATCTGGTCTCGTAAGACATCCCAAGGTCAACGCAGACAAAGTGTACCTTCCTCAGAG GTTCTGACATACAACCGCTCTGTCAATTCGCAGCCTTTAGATGAAAACTCTGGTATGAGATGGACTGACACAACAAGTCTACCTGAATACATCGTCGGAGACGAG GCCCTGTATCTTGAACCAGCTGATGGCTACAACATCCACTGGCCAATCAGGAGAGGGCGCTTCAACCTCCACGAAGGAGCCGGAGGCTCGCTGACCGCCGTGCTGCAAGATCTGGAGACCATTTGGGGAGCTGTGTTACAACAGAAACTAGACATCCCTATTAAAGATCTCAAA CATTACCGCGCCATTCTTGTCATTCCTGATATCTACCATCGGCCACACGTGAAAGAACTCATGAATCTGCTGTTGCTTAGGCTCGGATTTGGTGCTGCCATTGTCCACCAG GAATCTGTGTTGGCGACGTACGGTAGTGGACTAAGTAGTGCTTGTGTTGTGGATGTCGGCGATCAGAAAACAAGTGTGTGCTGTGTGGAAGATGGTCTGTCCCATAGAAATACAAG attgtgtatgACCTACGGTGGCAGTGATGTCACTCGTTGCTTCACCTGGTTGCTAGAGAGAGCTTTCTTCCCGTACCAAGAGTGCCAACCGGATAAAACCATGGACGCCCTACTCCTCCTAGAACTTAAAGAAACATTCTGCCATCTTGACCAG GACCTTGATGGGTCGCAACTGCTAGACTTCCACGTGCGCTACCCGTACCAGCCAACCCTGATGTATCAGTTGAAGCTGGGTGATGAGACATTCCACGCCCCCATGGGGTTGTTCTATCCCTTAATCTTCGGGGTGATCGGTGAGAAGATGACGTACACCCAGCAAAGAAACCAGGGAGATTCGGAAGATATCCACGACGAGTTGTACCTGCTACAGACTCAGAAGGAACAACAACAG tcTAACAAATCAAAAACAACCAATGCCCCCAACTCGGAGTCCAGCACTCAGAATGCAGACAgcgtcatgacgtcatcaaccaACCAATTATCATCCTCACCAAACAGCCAATCACAGAATGATCTAATACAGGCAGAGGAAGCCCCGCCCCCAACCATCTCCAGGCGGATATCAACGTCGCAATCCATGGATAAACCCTTAGGTGTTGACCAGGCTATACTGCATAGTATTGACTGTTGCT CATCTGATGAGACCAAGAAGAAGATGTACAGTTGTATTCTGGTTGTCGGAGGAGGACTTAGTCTCTTCCAAGGAGCCTCTGACATGCTTCAGCACAGAGTACAATCCAAGATGCCTCCATCCTTCAGAAAGGTCGTCGAGAAAGTTGAAGTCATCTGCAAATCTAAG GATCTAGACCCTCGGATGACATGTTGGAAAGGAGGGACTGTCCTTGCGTGTCTGGACACCGCTCAAGAGTTATGGATCAAACAGAAAGAGTGGCGGAAGCATGGACTGAAGGTGCTACGAGAAAGATCTCCATTTGTGTGGTAG